A DNA window from Strix aluco isolate bStrAlu1 chromosome 6, bStrAlu1.hap1, whole genome shotgun sequence contains the following coding sequences:
- the LOC141925003 gene encoding feather beta keratin-like translates to MSCYDLCLPSSCGPRPLATSCNQPCFRRCGDSTAVIQPPTVVVTLPGPILSSYPQNTTVGSTASAAVGSYLRCCGVPVASGGSRGLGKAGLLCLGSGL, encoded by the coding sequence ATGTCCTGCTACGACCTGTGCCTGCCCTCCTCCTGTGGTCCCCGGCCACTGGCCACCAGCTGCAACCAGCCCTGCTTCCGCCGCTGCGGGGACTCCACTGCCGTCATCCAGCCCCCCACCGTCGTGGTCACCCTTCCCgggcccatcctcagctcctACCCGCAAAACACGACGGTGGGGTCCACGGCATCAGCAGCGGTTGGGAGCTACCTCCGGTGCTGCGGGGTCCCCGTGGCCTCCGGTGGTAGCCGGGGGCTGGGGAAGGCGGGACTGCTGTGCCTGGGCAGCGGGCTCTAG